In a single window of the Caldisalinibacter kiritimatiensis genome:
- the rpsG gene encoding 30S ribosomal protein S7 has product MPRKGNIPKRDVMEDPIYKDKVVTKLINQVMQDGKKGLAQRIVYDAFEIVGEKTGEEPLDVFKKALENIMPLLEVKARRVGGATYQVPVEVRPERRQTLGIRWLVGYSRARGERTMKERLAKEIMDAANNTGASVKKKEDTHKMAEANKAFAHYRW; this is encoded by the coding sequence GTGCCAAGAAAAGGAAATATTCCGAAGAGAGATGTAATGGAAGACCCAATTTATAAAGATAAAGTTGTAACAAAGCTTATAAATCAAGTTATGCAAGATGGGAAAAAAGGTCTAGCTCAAAGAATAGTTTATGATGCTTTTGAAATAGTAGGAGAGAAAACAGGAGAAGAGCCATTAGATGTATTCAAAAAAGCATTAGAAAATATTATGCCGCTTTTAGAAGTGAAAGCGAGACGTGTTGGTGGGGCGACTTACCAAGTTCCAGTTGAAGTTAGACCTGAAAGAAGACAAACTTTAGGTATTAGATGGTTAGTTGGCTATTCAAGAGCTAGAGGCGAAAGAACTATGAAAGAAAGACTAGCTAAAGAAATTATGGATGCTGCAAACAATACTGGGGCAAGTGTTAAGAAAAAAGAAGATACTCATAAAATGGCTGAAGCTAACAAAGCTTTTGCTCATTATAGATGGTAA
- the rpsL gene encoding 30S ribosomal protein S12 encodes MPTINQLVRKGRKKVTKKSKSPALNVGYNSLKKKATKLSSPQRRGVCTAVKTVTPKKPNSALRKIARVRLTNGVEVTAYIPGIGHNLQEHSVVLIRGGRVKDLPGVRYHIVRGTLDTAGVENRKQGRSKYGTKKPKK; translated from the coding sequence ATGCCAACAATTAACCAGTTAGTAAGAAAGGGAAGAAAGAAAGTAACTAAAAAATCTAAATCTCCTGCGTTAAATGTGGGATACAACTCATTAAAAAAGAAAGCTACTAAGTTGAGTTCACCACAAAGAAGAGGTGTATGTACAGCTGTAAAAACTGTTACACCTAAGAAGCCGAACTCAGCGTTAAGAAAGATTGCCAGGGTAAGACTTACAAATGGTGTTGAAGTTACTGCATATATCCCTGGTATAGGACATAACCTGCAAGAACACAGTGTTGTTCTTATCAGAGGAGGAAGGGTTAAGGACTTACCTGGTGTTAGATACCACATTGTAAGAGGTACATTAGATACTGCAGGAGTTGAAAACAGAAAACAAGGTAGATCTAAGTATGGTACTAAAAAACCTAAAAAATAA
- a CDS encoding L7Ae/L30e/S12e/Gadd45 family ribosomal protein has product MIEELSSSKKVVGTKQTKRAIQSDEVKVVFVAKDADAQVVNDVIETCEQKGIELVYVDSKMGLGKACGIDVSAASAAVLK; this is encoded by the coding sequence ATGATAGAAGAATTAAGTAGTTCTAAAAAAGTTGTTGGCACAAAACAAACAAAAAGAGCTATACAAAGTGATGAAGTCAAAGTTGTGTTTGTTGCCAAAGATGCAGATGCTCAAGTTGTCAATGATGTTATAGAGACATGTGAGCAAAAAGGTATTGAGTTAGTATATGTAGACAGCAAAATGGGACTTGGCAAAGCATGTGGAATTGATGTAAGTGCAGCGTCAGCTGCCGTATTGAAATAA